CGGAGTCGGCAAGCCGAACACCACCACCGGGAGTAACCGATGCTCGACCTCCGCTACCTGCGCTCGAATCCCGCCGAGGCCGAACGCCGCCTCAAGGCCCGCGATCCGCACATCTCTCTCGACCGGCTCAAGGCCCTGGACGCCGCCTGGCGCAACGTCCTGCAGCGCGTCGAGGAGCTGCGTGCCGAGCGTAACGAGGTCGGCCAGGCCATCGCCGCCGCCAAGAAGGCCGGAGAAGACGCCGAGCTGGCCATCGAGCGCATGGGTAAGCTCAAAGAGGAGCTGGCCGGTCTGGAGGAGCAGGTAGAGCAGTTCAAGGCCGAACTGAACGACGAACTCCTCGGGCTGCCCAACCTGCCCGACGAGCGCGTCCCCGTCTCCCAGGACGAGGACGACGCCCAGGAGCTGCGCATCAGCGGGCGGTTGCCGAACCTCGACTTCGAACCGCGGGACCATGTCGAGCTGGGCGAGGAGCTGGAGATCCTCGATTTCTCCGCCTCGGCCAAGCTGGCCGGCGCGGGATTCGCCCTCTATAAAAATGACGGCGCCCTGCTGGAATGGGCGCTGTTGACCTGGTTGTTCAACCGCGCCGCCGCCGCCGGCTTTACCCCCGTTCTGCCGCCCTTCCTGGTCAACGCCGACTCCCTCTACACCTCGAGCCAACTGCCCAAGTTCATGGGCGATATCTACAAGCTGGCCGAAGACGAGCTGTACCTGATCCCCACCAGCGAGGTGCCGCTGGTCAACCTCGGCCGCGAGGAGACCTTCGCCGAGGAGGACCTGCCGCGCAGCTTCACCGCGGTGACCGCCAACTTCCGCCGCGAGGCCGGCACCTACGGCCGTGACACCCGGGGGCTGGTACGCACCCATCAGTTCAACAAGGTAGAGCTGGTCACCTTCTGCACCCCGGAACAGGCCGAGGACGCCTTCGAGCGTATTCTGACCCACGCCGAAGGGGTCGTCGAGGCCCTCGGGCTGCGCTGGCGCACCATCCGCCTGGTTACCGGCGACATGGCCGGCCAGGCCGCCATGACCGTCGATGTCGAGGTCTGGTGCCCCGGGATGAAGCGCTGGTGGGAGGTCTCCTCGGTTTCCAACTGCACGGACTACCAGGCCCGCCGCGGCGCCATCCGCTATAAACCCGCCGCCGGCGGCAAGAGCATGCTCTGCCACACCCTCAACGGCTCCGGTGTGGCCACCAGCCGCCTGCTGCCCGCCGTCCTGGAGACCTTCCAACGCGCCGACGGCTCCGTCGCCCTGCCCGAGGTCCTGCGGCCCTACCTCGACGGAAAAAAGGAAATCCGGCGGAACTAAGCCCCACCTCTGCCCGTAAACCTATTACAAACCTTACCCACCAACTTCCTCCAGGTATGGGCAAGGAAAGGAGGCCTCGAAAGGGGCCTCCTGTTTACGTGCCGTGCAATCACGCGCCTCGCCCGATCCGGCCGGCCGCTTGTGCAGGACGCCGGGCTTTGTCTGCAGCCCCCGGGTTTTCGTCAGCGCCGCTGACGATCGCGGCCTCAGTCCCCGCCGCCCGAGACCTTTGACAACGGCAACTCCGGTTGATCAGCGCAAGTCCGGCCGCCGGAACCGGCACGGTTTTTGCATCTCGGCGACCGTTACGAGGGATATTAACGGTTCGCCTCCGCAAAAACCGT
This sequence is a window from Candidatus Coatesbacteria bacterium. Protein-coding genes within it:
- the serS gene encoding serine--tRNA ligase, which codes for MLDLRYLRSNPAEAERRLKARDPHISLDRLKALDAAWRNVLQRVEELRAERNEVGQAIAAAKKAGEDAELAIERMGKLKEELAGLEEQVEQFKAELNDELLGLPNLPDERVPVSQDEDDAQELRISGRLPNLDFEPRDHVELGEELEILDFSASAKLAGAGFALYKNDGALLEWALLTWLFNRAAAAGFTPVLPPFLVNADSLYTSSQLPKFMGDIYKLAEDELYLIPTSEVPLVNLGREETFAEEDLPRSFTAVTANFRREAGTYGRDTRGLVRTHQFNKVELVTFCTPEQAEDAFERILTHAEGVVEALGLRWRTIRLVTGDMAGQAAMTVDVEVWCPGMKRWWEVSSVSNCTDYQARRGAIRYKPAAGGKSMLCHTLNGSGVATSRLLPAVLETFQRADGSVALPEVLRPYLDGKKEIRRN